The DNA sequence AACTAATGGATTCCAGTTGCTTGACACAGCATGGCTCGACTCTCTTTGCTTTTCTAGGGAGAAAACTTTCATCAAAGGAGATATGTTGGCCACAAAATCACTGAGAGAGACTTTTAAAGGGacacaatgtagttttggaggagaaattcaaactcagaattttaatatctatttattaatgaggtaataataccaCAACATAGTGTATCTTTAAGTTTTGAGCTGGAATAACTGACTCTCTAGCTTATtttctgccaaaaaacacagaccaagagatttttttttcctgaaaagtTTATTGTTCACTTTACATTACAAAATACCAGGTAGGAGTATAAACAGCACTTTGGGTAGAAACTATAGTACACAGTTTATAGAAAAGCttcactaataataataaaaaaaaaagacacatacaaaaaaaacaaaataaaaaaaaaacaaagacatcctCATGTCAGTGTGCAAATAAGTTTATACAGACAGAAACGCTTCCGTATGAGGCTACGCTTCTagataaattatttaaatagcATATATCTACACAATGAAATAACCTCgacatgaaacaaacataataatttaccaaaaaaaatgcacaggAAATACATATAGCACAACAAAGTCAAGACAACATTTCTTTAATCCTTTACGTTCCTGTTTGGGCGTCTTTTCGCTACAAAAATATCTTATATACAGCATATAAATGATACTAAagtcttgcaaaaaaaaaaaaaaagccatccaATTTATACTCTGTTGCTAAGACAAGTGATTCTTGTGTATTCTTGGTTTCAATACAAAAAGAACTAATGAGGTAATATTTGTACATAAAGGGTTTTGTTCGATTTTCCCTTGTCAGAAATGTACACAGAAGCTCAGGCACACAAGTCATGCACACTGTGCAGAAGCAGAATATTGAGACATTGTACTGTTTCGGTCTAATGTGACATATCTTGCCATTAGTAGATATTGGTTTTGGTTAACTGAAATAGGttgctgacattttaacatggcAAGATGCAGAGATGAGCGAGAATTAAAGCCTCTATGATGAAAAAGTTAATACAAACAGCTACTTACAATGGTTTACTTATGGCAGGAAATAGACTGGCCCTTGCTGTTCACGTCCCCCGACACTGTCACTATAAATGAGAGATATTAAAGTAATATTTGCAAATAATAACTGTTCTAAAGCAGTGTTCAGTGCGCCTGCTTCAGGGCCCTGTGCTTTCCTGAATTTGTGCTCTCCTTGTTTCTTCTAGTGCTCTTTCCTGAGAAGATCAATGTTTCGGGCCAGCTCTCAGCCTTGGATATGTACAAGACCTTGTATACAGgtctgcatgaaaagtgggatgggaaatccaaatataaaaaaaattgctgcaCTTGTCTTCATAACTATGCTTGTTGGGTGGCACAcatgcgcaaacacacaaacaacattcacTCTCTTTGATAGTAACAGTCAGTCCATACTGTCCATGGTCCCTCAACAGTTCCTTCAAGGGGGAATATTCACCCCGGCCTAAGTTAGTTCTCCTGCTGCTTTCTTCATACTGACACAACGATCTTTGAGTCCACAGCAGATGTACATTAATGCTcaaaaatatttagaaaaattaaaaacatggaaCACTTTTCCCTTTGGTCCCTCATCCATAGAGGAATACCGCCAACCAACAGTTCAGGTGTGCAAAGCAATAAAATGAGACCCCCCCTCCAATGCAGATCAGAGCAACAAAGTGAGAGGGCCAATTTCTTCTGAGCAGAGCTGCGCTCACAATTTGAGTTTGGTGCAGTGGTGCAGAAACATCGTTGAACTTTCATTTGGCTTTAAGTCCTGAGGTCACTTTACCTCACATTAGCTCACTTGCTTGTCATTCCTCCAATGTGCAtttctcaaaagaaaaagttaaagaGATATCGATCCAGGTCTCGCACTATTGTGTCTGGGAGGTCCTGTGGTCCATTTATGTATCtgaaagaaaatatagaaaGGAAAACGTGTTACAAATAACGTCTAAGGTGATGaaaattttttaaaacatcaaaccaTCACCCATGTGCTTACCTTTGCATTCATATTTGAGGTCTGAGAAGTAAACCATCTCTTGAGAGAAGACGTACAAGCCTAGTCGCCCACCAGCGTATGTCTTGTCATAGATGTTTCCAGAATCAGCCATGATTCTCTTGCCTTCATACATGACCACTCTAAAAGAGCAAATGCAATCAGGTGAGCTCCTTGCTATTTTCACATAAGTTATGCATATTTGGAATTTGCTTCTGAAGTTTTGAACTCACCTAATAAGCCCACTCTTGGGTCTGTGGATCAGGTGCCATCTGTAAGCGGTGAAGTCTTTCCAGCCAATGTTCTTGGGATCGTGCCACAGAGTGCGCACCTGAAATTGATGAATTGCAATGGTTAAAATGAGAACAGTGTCAAACATTGTGTTGAAGTACGTCCCAAGTTGTGAGCCAATGAatctcctctcacctgtcctgGGGTGTCTCCGGTGTGCCACAGGGCGTTCCTCAGATGCTCACCAGGCCCGGTGGTGGAGTTGACCACTTTGATTGACAGGCCAGAGTAACCTTGAGCTCTTGTGGGCGTGTGGGACCAGTATGTCTGCGTGATCTGTTTCCACATCACCGTGTAGAAGCGAGAGCTGGACTGGTAGCCAAACACAAACCCGGCGTAGTCGTCGTCTCTGTCCGTGTTGATGAAGAAAGTCCCGCTGAAATCCACTGCGCTGAACTCGTCGTAACCTGATGAGAGATAAGAGAGAGTTCAAAATCAGTCCCCTACTGctttgtgtccatgtgtttgcAGAGCGatcgctgtgtgtttgttacgTACCAACAGCAATGCCAGGATCACAGTTGACAGTCTGCACCAGCTCCTTGCCCTGATGCCGGACCACCCAGTTGGGGTCGATCTGGGATGTACCCTTGGGGTCCAGAGGAACCATCTGGAATCTGCGGAAGTCAGTCTCACTGATGGCGAAGTTCTCTGGGCATACGTCATAGATGTCCAGAACATTATCTTGATCAAAATCGTCTTTGCACACATCCCCACGTCCATCACCTGAGAGAAAGATATGGACACGGAGGTCAGAAAGATGGAAACGATTGAAAAGGAGCTTCAAAACTAAACCCAAAGGATTATTGTTTCAGAAGATCATATTTGACGGACTCACCATCAGAGTCCACCTGATCAGGGTTGAAGGCCAGCCTGCAGTTGTCCTTGTCGTCAGGAATGCCGTCATTATCGTCATCATGGTCGCAAGCGTCGCCCTTGCCATCCTTGTCGTGGTCAGCCTGGTTGGCATTGGGTATGTAGGGGCAGTTGTCCAAGTTGTTCTGGTGACCATCCTCGTCAATGTCCTGGTTGTTGTCGCACTTGTCTCCTATGCGATCTGAGTCAGAGTCGATCTGTAGGAGAACAGGATTCCTTTACGATGAGATTTCCCAGCTCTCGCACCATAGAACTGTTGTCCTCTCTTCAAATAACTCCCCCTCACTGTTTTCTGAGCAGCCTCAATATGAGGTGCTACTTGTGAATTAAATGTAGCCCCTTGTTTTCAGGCACGCAAGCAATGTCCTTTCAGACAAGTGTCCAGTGTCCTGGTACCTCGGCAAGATTACCCATTCATGAATAGAGAAGAGGAAGCGTTGCACTCTCCTCTCAAAGCTGTCACATTCCACTCTTTCATTAATGCAGGTGCAATTTGTGGCCTTGCTACTGTGCCCACAGTGACGTCTACATAGTTACATGATCAAGCTaatagtgaaaaacaaaacctgaacttACCTGATCAGGGTTGTGCTCCAGCGGGCAGTTGTCACAATGGTCTCCCACTCCGTCTCTGTCAGTATCTCTCTGGTCCACGTTGTAAACATATGGGCAGTTGTCATTCTCGTTCAGAATGCCTGTTGTGTCAAAACATAAAAGCCTTCAGGACCGTGCAAATGCTTTGTGAGACGAAGGATAGACTTAAAAGATGACTTGGATGGAATTTGGGGTGATAACTCACCGTCGCCATCGATGTCAACAGCGCAGGCATCACCCTCGCCGTTGTTGTCAGTGTCGGTTTGGTCGGTGTTAGCCTCGAACACACAGTTGTCACAGCGGTCGCCAACATCATCTCTGTCTGCGTCATACTGGGCAGGGTTGTACACTCTTGGGCAGTTGTCCTAAATTTTTTAGAGAAATATCAAAAAGCACAATTAGATTACTTGGAGAAATATTTATAGGAACAAAACTCTGCTTTTCAAGGcttcctttcttctctgtctctcacttttGCTGGAATGTGATATTCCACTGCGAGCGAGCTGGTAATTTCTACCACAGCATTTTTCCTGCCCAACTTTCCAAATCCACATGAAGAATTATGGGCAACAAGCCACACGCTCCTTAATTCTGGCTTTATGCTGAAATTATATTACACTATTCCTAAGCTACTTGGTTTCCACTTTGACTCTCTGgtgaaagcacacaaacacagagacttgACATTCCTACGGCCCAGAGGAAGGATGACTGCTGCTGATTACTATGTATGGTCTGTGGGGAAAGCACAGTTTGGGGCTAAAATAAGCTGCTTTGATGACTCACCCTATCATCGGGGATCccatcattgtcatcatcatggTCACATTCATCACCCAGGCCATCTTTGTCATGATCTTCCTGGCCAGAGTTGGGAAGGTTGGGGCAGTTATCCTGTAACAGGAACAAAAGAGCGGTTAAGGATGCAATCATCACAATAATAGAGTGCAGATGGGTAATAATGGCCTTCATGTGGGGTCTGGCTACCTTCTTGCAGTGGTAGGTGGCGTTCTCCACACACAGTAGGTCGGTGTTGGGCCATCCGTCCAGGTCGCTGTCCTCTCCGCAAATATGGCCATTCCCTGCATACCCTGGTCTGCACTCGCAGCGGAACATGGACTCGGAGAAAACGCCCAAGTAGATGCAGTTTGCGTTTTTATGGCAGTTGTGGCTCCCATCTTGACAAGGATTCCGGGGTTTACAAACCTAAAATAAATTATAGAGAGtttaagaaaatgaaagccACTAGCCAACTAACCACTTGCAGAGCAATATGTAATGACTCTAACCTGTTTTTTAGCAGTTGCCTGTTCCACTCCTCTCCCGTAGGGCTGAGGACCGGAGAAACGTGTGGGGCAGGGCAGACAGTTGTAACCAGGCTCGGTGTTCTCACAGAGGTGGACTCCGTTATGTGTATGGCAAGCATCAGGGACCGCCTTACACTCATCAATGTCTTTGCAGGTGACGCCATTTCCAGTGTAGCCAAGCGGACACTTGCCACACTTGAAAGAGCCATCAGGGAAGCTGGTGCACCGTGATCCAGGGAAGCATGGGCTGGAGAGACATCCATCTGTGGAGGAAATGAATTTGTACTTTGAAAAGGCGATCTATTGAAAAAAACGATGTATTTGTGTCCCATCTCAAATACTTACCAATAGGGCAGGCCTGGCTGTTGCATACTTGAGACATAGTACCATCACCCTGACAATCCTTTCCTCCATATTTGGGGACGGGGTCAGTACAAAGACGTTTGCGGTACTGGACACCTCCATTACAGGTTACAGTGCAGGTGTCCCACGGTGACCAAGGTCCCCAACCACCATCGACTAGAGGttatcataaaaacaacattcagtaTCTTCCCACAAACCCATACACTCAATCATATATATGTTGTCTTGACTATGTTGTGCTATATGTGTTTCCtgtgcactcttttttttttttggtaaataattatatttgtttcatgtcgagtttatttcattgtgtaGATATATGCTATTtgaatataatattatatataaacatatattgaaattcaaactcactAGGACAAGGTGATTTCTGGCAGATTTCTGTTTGACGTCCCTCTCCCAGGCAGTCCCTGCCACCCATCTGGGGTGTTGGGGAGTTACAGAGGCGTATCCGGGTGATGACCCCCTCGCCACAGGTCACAGAGCACGAAGACCAGGGAGACCAGTGGCTCCAACCACCATCCTGTTTGACTATGAGCAATACAGACAAAATTAATTCATTGCGTTCCCTTACTGACATatgatattcatttttttgcaagAATGCTTAGTGACTTACAGCGTTTGTCACATTCCTGGGGGTAGCAGTCACGGGTCTGGACAGAGGTGCCCTCACAGTTGCTGTTGATGCGGTCGCAGGAGCGTCCGCGCTGCTGGATGCCTCGGCCACAAGTCACAGAACAGTGGGTCCATTCAGACCAGGGGGACCAACCATCCTCGGTTTGGTCTCTCTCTGTTGGGGGGAAGACATAAAATATTGTTACCCTTGAGGATCAGCCATAAAGACAGAATATCTGCTGAAAGCTTTAAAAAGAAGCTTACGTGAATCACAACGAGGGCAGCACTCTCCGTCGGGCACGGTGGCGTTGGCACATGGGATCAGAGGACAGGAGATTTTGCGACACACAGTAGCAGAGTTCTGGATGGAGGAATTAGTACAAGAATAATGAGTGAGCTGACCGGCTGACTGTCCACTGGTGCTGCTCCAAGCCTAATTGGTGTGTTTTAACAATGGAGTGATCTTTATCAGGGACATGACACTCCCGCTGTGTTGCTAGAAAAGATAATCCTCACCAACACCTAACTAATTATATAGCACATAAAAAAACCTTCACTAGATGTTTCTGGAGGGGCAGAAGGCCACATGCTGCTTTGTCTGCAGTTGGGAAGAAGTGTTGATGGCTTTGAGACAGAAGCGGCGTGATAATGAGGGGAGGTGCAACGATAAACACTATTATCACTTCACCGCAGCGGGGGTACAGGAAACAGATCCTCAGTTTTCCTCAGCTGATTTGtttaaagggttagggttagctgCATTCCAGCAGGTGCGGTGACACTTACCTGGCAGGTGCACTCTGTGCAGCCGTCAACAGTCCATTCATCTTTGTCCTTGTACACCATGCCGTTGTGCATGCAAATGCCACTGTGGATTTTCATTAGATTTCCCAACTCAACGCTGTCCCTTGACTggggaaaaagagaaggagaggttAGGcttagggagagagagagagagggaagggggtTGCTCAGGATGGATGATGGAAAACTTTCACTTTGCCAAGGTTCCAATACAAATGAATCACTGACCGACACCATGATTAAGACATTGCTTGACTCTAGCAGAGCAGTGCAAATGCAACCGACAGCCAAACATATTTGTGTATTCACATGGGTCTCATTAAGAACTTGGCCAGGCGCTGCCATTACAGCGACAAGTGGCTACGCACTGGGAATGCATTAACTGGGAGCaaagggagaagaggaggaggaggaggaggaggaggaggaggaggagaggaaaagagggagtcAATGATGACAAAGAGCAGACCGTGATGGCCCCGTGGAGCTTACCACTTTGCTGAGCTCGTTCGACAGCTGTTTAACAACCACGCCGAGTCCCTTGAGCTCCTTAAACATGCTGGCGATGTCCTCGCAAGAGAAGCCGCAGACAGTCTGCAGATCTGGATATAGGAGAGAAGAGCCCAATAAATTATTTCAGCTCTTAAAGTTTACAACTGGCCAGTAGAGCACACGTGTCTCTTTGGAGGGGAGAGGTCGCACCTTTGGCTTTGTGGCCGGTGTAATCAGTCCTAATGGCGGGGCTGGAGCCGTTGACTGGGTTGTCCAGGGTCATGACATCAGTTAAGGCAGCTGCAAGGCGGAAAGAGGAGGGAAGTCAAAATTCATTTCTGCTCACTGGTGCACAATGTGGTGGTCTAACTGTATATTTAAACACAAGATACACTCATTTGAATTCAAATGATATATCTTATCTCTTATCAGACTTACCTCCACTCTGGCATCCCTTATTTCTCAGTATGGCATCAAGAGTGGTCCCAAAGACAAAGCGCACATTCTGAAGCACTCCCTGAGAAACAATAAGTTCAAGTTAGAACACACTCAAATGTGTTTAAGCTTAATTTTCATccacttattattattttttcatcattaaattTGAGCTTACATGGAATTTGTCTGTCACAGCTCCCTTTCCAATCCTGAGCCTGGCGATGTCGGCCACCTCCTGGGACAGCACTTTCTGGATGGGAAAGTCCATCTCTGACACATTGATCTCCTCACAGCCAACAAAAAGCTGCACCCTGTCGTCCTGAACGAACAGTGTGATGTTCTTCCAGTGTCCGGTGGCCAAATCTGCCTCCTCGATGCACACGACATGCTGCTTGTCCATGGTGGAGTAGACCACATCCAGAGTGTTTGCCTTCCCGTTGGAGATGATCTCGAAAATGGGTCCCGATCCGTCGGTCTTCTCGATGGTCAAAAGGCTGCCCCGGGTTTTCCTGAACTGCTTCAGgttgacgaggaggaggaagcccCTCTCTGCCTGGATGGAGTCGAGGAGGTCCCTGAGGGCGCTGTTGGGGACCGGGGGGATCAGGTCTGCGTTCAGGACCTTGTACGCAGGGCTGTTGGGATCTGCACCTCTGACCAAACTCACTCCGTTGTTTCTCTTGCTCACCCGGGTGAGGTCAAACAAGTCATACACACTGTTATCATCCCGACTCTCTGTGGTCAAAGAAAAGAGGAGcattgttcagtttttgtttcccATAATGACAGTGTGCATGAAAAGACAGCCCAAATTAGATAAACTACAGATTCACTAGGACTGTAGCATCATAAGAATATACCTGTTTTTTATAGGATATtcttttaacattaaatatgttaACACTCGTCGTTTGTGCAGCTTAAAACACTATTTACACACTCTTACCTGCCAATCTTGCGCCCTCACAAGTCCAAAGCATCAACAGCAAAAAGATGCCACACAGCATCATCTTGAAATCTCTAGTGATCCCTATATGAACcaagaacaacacaacacaaagttaTGGGACACATGTAGGCTACAGTATGTCGTTAATAAATGAtgcttaataataataataataataataataataataataataaacagtcCACAaaccttttaaataaaaatttccctctgaaaatagatttaaaaatagaagaaaaaagtCCTTCCTCCTCCGATTATGAATCCcgtttctcttcttcctttaGAAGCTCGTTTGTTGTGAGGCAGACGGTTAAAAGTCTCTTTGCGCTCCTCTCCGGGTTTTATTCCGGTGCTTGGACTTATTCTACTAACTTATCCTACCGACACAAGTgctatttaaacattttaaggaCATTCCTGAGGTCTCCTCTGGACCAATGGGGTGGCGGCAGCAGATGGGGGACGGACTTGTTTTCTTACCTCACAGCCAGTCACGGTAATATCCGCGAcgcacagacagaggagggaaaaatgcATTCCTGAGCTGAATTTCCATCACCGGACAAATATTTCATCCACGCGGCCGAGCCAAGACTTGGTCGTTTCcggtcaaataaaaaaaaaaaaaaagaaaagttcagtCATTCGCCAAACGGTCTTCATTTCATTGAACTGGCATTGTCTGAAAATATAAAGATTTATTCGTAAACGGTACAGGACCAATTAATCCAGGAGGCTGGTAACACAAGACCAGTTATGAGTAGATTTAAAAGTCacataaaacattcaattaTTTTCCATAACCCAGACTCGTGTATTCATTTCAGCTCATATTCATGACATACAGCAGCTTGTATAGTGGTTATACTCTGTGTGAGACATGTTGCAGTTCCCAGTCTGGCCGCCAGGGGACTCATTGAGTAATGAATGGAAGTGAGAAGAGGGTCTGGGGAGATGAGAGGGCTGATGCTCCTCTTTGAGTTTATTTATGTCTATAAAGAATTCAGAAAGTGTCATGTTTTTGAGCTTGAAAGGAATGAATTAAGTCAAATTACTGATATGTAAATTTGAAATTTCAATTTTGTAAAATTCCAAAGGCTGACTCCATTCAAATAGATTAAATCTAAAGAAGTATGAGAAATCCTGCATTGAGTTAGTATTCACAGAACACTGGCTTGTGTGCCTGATTTAttattgtatattatattttaagatCATTGGTGCATCATTTTACTGTCTGCAGCTGGTCATGGTGGTCTGAAAAATGTAGCGGGGAAATGTGTCCTTGATGGAACTGATAACAACTTAAAGAGATATAAGACAAGCAACCCCCACTGACTGACTTTTGTAAGGCAGACACAGCCTAAAAAGATTTAGCACtagtttaatatttaacagtGTGTTGTATGTTAAAGCTTATCATATGTTTAACAGCTCATGTAATGACTTAACTGAAACATTGAATATTTTCCCCTGAAATGTGGTgaagtagaagtataaagtgggaaaaaatggaaatactaaaGAACTGTAAACTATCCAGAGGAAAGATGGTTAAGTGTAGTACTCCAAACCATTTGTATATCAATACCAGTGCATTTAGCAGTTTGAAATTCCTATGAACTGCACAGATTCCTTCTGAATCACAACATCAGCATGCCAATGAAGGTTGTGGTTTATGGTTGAGTATTTAACTTATGAACcgttttttcttgcttttctttcctACCATCAAAACGAGACAGAATTCTCAAGAACGACTTGTTTTACGTCACCTCTGACCGGGAGAATCGTTTGGCCTTTTTCCACtgaaattcagtgttttctgaacCGTTAATCAGGCCAGCGCGCAGACTTGCAAATACAGAGGAAAGTTGGGGAAGGAGACCGAGCGTGTGATGATGAAAGCCCTCCGGAAAAAACATGGACGCCTACATGCTGTGACGACTTGCACTCTGAAATAGCGGGACTGTCTAAAAATAGGTTTGATAAATGGACCTCTGATTGTGATGAAGCACAACACCTGGACACCTGCACTTCAGCGAGTCTACATGTCCAACATGAACTTGGATTTAGTTTATGATGTCTGTGACAATGCAGAATTTACAACATGCAGTTTTCCCCTCGATGACACCTAAGCCGACAGGAAGTGATAAGGCAGCGATGCTTCGGCGGTCAGACCGTCATTCGAATGGAAAATGGCTCCAGGGCTGTGAAATGGAATGAAGGTGGGATAAGAGCCTCTAGTTTCATGGGAACGTCTTTTGGCGATATCATAGGCAGGTGTGACTGGACGCATCCTTGTGGGCGTGACCGTGAGCGTGGGAGGTGTAACTGACAGGACAGTGTTGGGAAGGCGAAGAGACTTGCCAGCCCGCTAAAGTGTGCCAAAAGTACAGCAGAGACAGCTCACAGATAGATAGTCAGCAAGTGTTTACTCAGAGTGTGTCATGGCTTATTTGCAATAAGAAACGGGGGAGCTTGTGTCAAGCGGAAAGTTCATTTATGTTTACAGTAATTGTATAACAtctcttttgctgttttcttcgTGAGGTCGGGATAAAACACCCGATACTAACAGAAAATATTTACCACTTTCACCAGTCAGTTTTTCCTTCCTTAATAGAATAAGCATTTCACTGGAATATAATAGTTTTTAGCAACCATACAAATGTCTTTCTGTTCGGCAACTTTGTTTTGCAGAATTGGTATAACATGAGGTTATAGGCAAGCCAGTACACAAAAGCAAAACCCAGTACCAGTCTGTCCAAAGATTTCTAATAGAGTTAGCAGGGGTAACAGTAGCTACTATGGCTGTCAGACAGATAGCGTAGTGCTGGAGcttgcatggaaaaaaaatgaccatatGCACGATACATCGactattaaaaaacattattacaaaCTGTATTAACACTGGCACTGTTTCTGTTATGAAAAGAGTTGTCAAGACGCTTAAAACTGCCAGCGTGTAGCTATGCAGTCAAAACAGTCGGACAAATCCACAGGACTGACGCAGGCTGTCAGAATATCAGTGAATGAACAACTCTATGGCAGCACAGACGATAAACAAAAGTGAGAGCTGCGCCCTTAGATATACAATGCATTTGTGCAGGGATGACTAATGGCATTAAATGGTATTACTGCACTGCATTTACCATTGCTACTTTACTTTACCTCAGGCTTCAGCTGGTTGAAACCAGCTACACGACAGACAATCCTAAAGTGATAAGACATCCACTGAATATGTCTAAGTCTAAATGATATATCTGTGCTGTTTTGTGGCCTATTGAAAACTTGACTTTTCTATCCACCTTGAGCAAATCAAGCCAATCACTGTGGGTTTTTTCCATCCTCACAGCTGCACCACTTCAGTGTTTACAACTGCATGGGAACAGCACCCTGGAGCCGAAACAACACTTGAGGATGGGCAGTTTATGGGATTACTATCAGGTAAGGTATGACGCAGAGAATCGCCCCCACAGGTTAAGACTTTCTCTCGAAATGCGAATCGTACGCAATGACTAAGTAATAAATCATCTCAAGCCAGTGCCCCCCTTTAATCTGGAGACGTTCTACTGTCCCCTGCAGCTGTAGTTTCAGCAGAATAACATTTACAGTGAAAGGCGTGTGTGAATTACTTGCGTGTATTAACAACTTTTATTTGGCCTCGCTCGAACGCATCATTCTTCACTTTATCTGTCACAAAACCTGGCCCGAGGCAGCAAGAGTGTGTAAATCATGTTTTATCAGCTTGAAAGTGAGTAAGAGGCCCATAAGTACTAGTCACACAGAGAACATCATGAGTCAGTAATGAACTAATAGAATGTGTGGTCTCCAGCAGGTTGATCACTGACcgctggtcatttttttttctaaatttagGAGCAATTGTTTTTCCAGCATCCCTTGAATCCTGTCTGATCAGGTCTATACTGAACTTTACATGTCATATATTTTAGTAACAGTAACGGATCATCTTATCTCAGGAGGCTGTATGTTCATCCCAGGAAATCTGGGAATCAAAAGATGTC is a window from the Acanthopagrus latus isolate v.2019 chromosome 16, fAcaLat1.1, whole genome shotgun sequence genome containing:
- the LOC119004792 gene encoding thrombospondin-1-like; the protein is MMLCGIFLLLMLWTCEGARLAESRDDNSVYDLFDLTRVSKRNNGVSLVRGADPNSPAYKVLNADLIPPVPNSALRDLLDSIQAERGFLLLVNLKQFRKTRGSLLTIEKTDGSGPIFEIISNGKANTLDVVYSTMDKQHVVCIEEADLATGHWKNITLFVQDDRVQLFVGCEEINVSEMDFPIQKVLSQEVADIARLRIGKGAVTDKFHGVLQNVRFVFGTTLDAILRNKGCQSGAALTDVMTLDNPVNGSSPAIRTDYTGHKAKDLQTVCGFSCEDIASMFKELKGLGVVVKQLSNELSKVSRDSVELGNLMKIHSGICMHNGMVYKDKDEWTVDGCTECTCQNSATVCRKISCPLIPCANATVPDGECCPRCDSQRDQTEDGWSPWSEWTHCSVTCGRGIQQRGRSCDRINSNCEGTSVQTRDCYPQECDKRFKQDGGWSHWSPWSSCSVTCGEGVITRIRLCNSPTPQMGGRDCLGEGRQTEICQKSPCPIDGGWGPWSPWDTCTVTCNGGVQYRKRLCTDPVPKYGGKDCQGDGTMSQVCNSQACPIDGCLSSPCFPGSRCTSFPDGSFKCGKCPLGYTGNGVTCKDIDECKAVPDACHTHNGVHLCENTEPGYNCLPCPTRFSGPQPYGRGVEQATAKKQVCKPRNPCQDGSHNCHKNANCIYLGVFSESMFRCECRPGYAGNGHICGEDSDLDGWPNTDLLCVENATYHCKKDNCPNLPNSGQEDHDKDGLGDECDHDDDNDGIPDDRDNCPRVYNPAQYDADRDDVGDRCDNCVFEANTDQTDTDNNGEGDACAVDIDGDGILNENDNCPYVYNVDQRDTDRDGVGDHCDNCPLEHNPDQIDSDSDRIGDKCDNNQDIDEDGHQNNLDNCPYIPNANQADHDKDGKGDACDHDDDNDGIPDDKDNCRLAFNPDQVDSDGDGRGDVCKDDFDQDNVLDIYDVCPENFAISETDFRRFQMVPLDPKGTSQIDPNWVVRHQGKELVQTVNCDPGIAVGYDEFSAVDFSGTFFINTDRDDDYAGFVFGYQSSSRFYTVMWKQITQTYWSHTPTRAQGYSGLSIKVVNSTTGPGEHLRNALWHTGDTPGQVRTLWHDPKNIGWKDFTAYRWHLIHRPKSGLIRVVMYEGKRIMADSGNIYDKTYAGGRLGLYVFSQEMVYFSDLKYECKDT